The genomic region TATATCTACACCCATGcagctaaaaaacaacaacctgaacTGCTATCCTATATCTACACCCATGcagctaaaaaacaacaacctgaacTGCTATCCTATATCTACACCCATGCAgctaaaaacaacaacctgaacCGCTATCCTATATCTACACCCATGCAgctaaaaacaacaacctgaacCGCTATCCTATATCTACACCCATGCAgctaaaaacaacaacctgaacCGCTATCCTATATCTACACCCATGCAGCTAAAACAACAACCTGAACTGCTATCCTATATCTACACCCATGcagctaaaaaacaacaacctgaacTGCTATCCTATATCTACACCCATGCAgctaaaaacaacaacctgaacTGCTATCCTATATCTACACCCATGcagctaaaaaacaacaacctgaacTGCTATCCTATATCTACACCCATGCAgctaaaaacaacaacctgaacTGCTATCCTATATCTACACCCATGCAGCTAAAACAACAACCTGAACTGCTATCCTATATCTACACCCATGCAGCTAAAACAACAACCTGAACCGCTATCCTATATCTACACCCATGCAgctaaaaacaacaacctgaacCGCTATCCTATATCTACACCCATGCAgctaaaaacaacaacctgaacCGCTATCCTATATCTACACCCATGcagctaaaaaacaacaacctgaacTGCTATCCTATATCTACACCCATGcagctaaaaaacaacaacctgaacTGCTATCCTATATCTACAACCATGcagctaaaaaacaacaacctgaacTGCTATCCTATATCTACACCCATgcagctaaaaaacaaacaacctgaaCTGCTATCCTATATCTACACCCATGcagctaaaaaacaacaacctgaacTGCTATCCTATATCTACACCCATGCAGCTAAAACAACAACCTGAACTGCTATCCTATATCTACACCCATGCAGCTAAAACAACAACCTGAACCGCTATCCTATATCTACACCCATGCAgctaaaaacaacaacctgaacCGCTATCCTATATCTACACCCATGCAgctaaaaacaacaacctgaacCGCTATCCTATATCTACACCCATGCAgctaaaaacaacaacctgaacCGCTATCCTATATCTACACCCATGCAGCTAAAACAACAACCTGAACTGCTATCCTATATCTACACCCATGcagctaaaaaacaacaacctgaacTGCTATCCTATATCTACACCCATGCAgctaaaaacaacaacctgaacTGCTATCCTATATCTACACCCATGCAGCTAAAACAACAACCTGAACCGCTATCCTATATCTACACCCATGCAgctaaaaacaacaacctgaacCGCTATCCTATATCTACACCCATGCAgctaaaaacaacaacctgaacCGCTATCCTATATCTACACCCATGCAgctaaaaacaacaacctgaacCGCTATCCTATATCTACACTCATGCAgctaaaaacaacaacctgaacCACTATCCTATATCTACACTCATGCAgctaaaaacaacaacctgaacCACTATCCTATATCTACACTCATGCAgctaaaaacaacaacctgaacCACTATCCTATATCTACACTCATGCAgctaaaaacaacaacctgaacCACTATCCTATATCTACACTCATGCAgctaaaaacaacaacctgaacCACTATCCTATATCTACACTCATGCAgctaaaaacaacaacctgaacCACTATCCTATATCTACACTCATGCAgctaaaaacaacaacctgaacCACTATCCTATATCTACActcatataattttttaaagctattttttgGACGTGTACAGTTTCTCTCTCactaatttgttttcaataactaAGGAGATCTTTTACTTGTACATGTTGCTTgagtaataataaactaatataaaatgaaaGGATTTTGTCACAGGGATAACTTCCCTTCACAGAGTTCCTAGTTTTATGCACTCACTAACATTGAACATCCTTAAGTCATCTTCTAACGTACAaatatttatgcagttttaaaacaaatacaaccaAGATTATTGCAAATCCAAATACAAAAGTGAACTATAAAAAACCCCAGATTTTTGGTCTGTTCTACTTTAATAAACTGTATCATAATCCTGTTCTCCACTAGGAGTAGTTGTTAAAAGTCGTACATTACAGCTTTAGTAAGCCTAGCCAGTGTTAAGCACATCACAACGATCATTACAGCTTTAGTAAGCCTCGACAGTGTTAAGTACATCACAATGATGGAGAAAAATAATCTTTTctgtctaatttatttttatctattgcTTTACACAGAATTTTTGAAATACTTGATAAGATAGTcatacaagataaatataaacatagcaATAGGATGGGAATTGAAGTTCAATCACGAACAACAAGACAATGGCAGCAACACATGCTTGTTGaacaacaaatttaattattgaaCATTTCAGAGTTAAgatattccatcttcagcaagCTACACTGAGCATGGTAGATTATTAGGTAGACATTCTGTAAAGTTTAAAACActgtaaaaattaactttttccaaattatgttttaaaagaatCAAACAGCACAGAATAAAGCAAAGTTATTATACAAGTATTTAGGGCAGAATTAATTGCAAAGTTGTGTTACTTAACTCTGGAAGTTTAAAGTAATATAGATATTCATTCTTTAAAGGTTCAACAGCTCATGATTCACATAAGATGATTTTAAAATTCCTTATCAAGATGAGGTTAGTGTTTTCACTATGAGCAAACTGTGGATCCTGCTTGATTTATAGTTTTTCCCCACACTTTTGCATGCTCAAGTGTAACTGGTATATAGTTTTGTCAATACAAGTGGTATTACAACCaataagtatttatatacaaTCCTGGAGCACATGGGGTGTAACATATTTCCACCTAAATGTATTTTGCACTTTGAATGGTAATCTAAATATCGGTTGTACTTAACCTTGTcgataaaatgttttaatcaatCTAACAATGAGTAACTTCACTATAAAGAATGATCAGTCTTACTGGGTATTTATCAACGTTgtacattttgtattgtttttgggAGGGGTGTAgtcattgtttattaaaatgattcTGGTATGAACAATGTTGTAGTCAGAACAAATGTTGGAAGCTCTATTGAGAACACTGAGAATAAAAAGTTGTACAAGGTTATGATTTGAAACAGAACTGTTGAATCAAGTATTGAAGTCTCTAGatgttaattttacaataaaaacagatGTTTAAGTAGTTATCTAATCTGTTGACTTAAAGAAAAGGTcctttacagatttttttttcagttttaagtgaaattaatgttagcacgttttattttaataatctaaaaaCTGTTTGATGCAAGTAGAGATTCTAAACAGTAAATGCATCATCAACATACCTTCTATATAATGCCAGTCTGTGGTCAGTAGGACAGGTGCCTAACAAGGCATTGTGACAAAATATGTTTGCAAGAGTCAGCCTTAATGATGCCCTTAGTGGCATGCCATTTACTTGGTCACATAGCTAGCCATTGAAGAGAAAGTGATTGTTCTTGAGGGCAAGTTTAAGTAATTCTTTGAAGTGTTGGCAATTACAGTTTGTACAGGTTTCATTTTGGAGGGAAGAAGTTTATTTATGGTTATTCACAAACAGTCCACTATACAAATAAAGATTCATTGCTAAAACTAGCAAATATGTTTTGACCAGTGTTAATTTTAAAAGCTTCTTCAGCAAAGGAAAAGGAATATTTAACTCTACACTCATTGGAAGCGAGTAAATTTAAGATaggaatggaaaaaaaattagcCAATTTATAGGTATGGAAACCAATGTTCGATCAAATAGGTCTTAAAAAAATATGATCTTTGTGAACTTCAGATAACCCATACACAAGACCTGGATGAGAGCCTGAAGGGTAAATGTCTTCAAGAATATTTTCAGATATGTTTATGATGTTTGTAATTTAATGTTCATTGTATTTTTTCCTTGATGTTTTATTGTGGATTTTAGCCAATCAACATTAAGATCTTTGAATTTTGTTCATGTAATTTGGTTAAGTACAACTTCCTTTATCAGGTTTGGTGACAATGTGAAAGGGCTTTGCTTACAGGGAATAGCTGTTGGGCCTGCATAGGAGGTCAAAGTTTAAACatcttttactttaaaaaaaaaaaaaaaaaaaaaaaaaaaaaaaaatttgaaccTTTATATGCCAGTCTTtgggtattttaaaataaaagaattgttaacATAGAATTAGAATTTTTACTTAATAGTAAAATTTATGCATTCACTTAACCCTGAAGTCCATCAGACCAGATAGGGTTGTCTTCTGGTATACAAGAAGAAAATTTCCCACTTGTTTTAACAGTCCATTTCACACAGAAATCTACAAGTTCTGTGTCCAGCAACTCGACCAGAAtgtctttgtataaaatagtaaGAATAACATTTCAGTCTTTAGTCTCAAGGTATGCAATGGTCGAACGATTACATCTTGAATACAACTTAAATGTCATTTTTCCAGGTGGAGTTTCTTCATGAGCATGTTCTGCACTATTGTCTGGGGCATGTGGATAGCTTTTGTCttgttacattattaaaataccCTTTGTAACTTGTGGACTCTTACCTGCTAAATGATGTTGCACTTTGTTTACTAATACTAGggtatgacttgttgcaggtctctctCTGGATAGTCCTGATCACCCAAAGTTGATCCTTATTCATTTTTTTCAGCACCATTAAGTATAAGGGATATCACCATCTTTGAAATTATAAATCCATGATCTGAACATATTTCTGATCCGAGTATGAAGGTTTTATATTGGGAAGCACTCTTATGAAACCCTTCCCATATGTGATCATTGTTTGGTAACATCACCctacacacaaaactaaacagtcaaaatgtagttatgatacatGTTGTTCCACAATGACCTCATATCAGCCATGGTTGTCAAATAATTTACTGAGTTACATGTTCAAactgtaacattacaatgttCTTTCTCCTTGGTTTGATGTCACACACAGACTGATAACAGTATTCTTTACTGGAGCTGTATTGTGATACAGAAAGTTTTGATTACCAAAGAAAAAGGCtagattaaaaatatgaaattttctgATAATATACCTGTTTATATAAAAGTTCTCTCCACAACAAGGTACTGATAAAAAATAGTGTACCAGGATGTTAAAAAACTTGCCCCGACTTGAATTCAAATTCATAACGTGAAGTCAGTGCTCTAGACAACTAAGTCACCAAAACCCAAGTTTCAATAAAAGAATTCACCTGCCCTGACCTTTAAAATACACTACCATCATACATCACACCATGTCACTTCCTGAAACATCTCTAACCAATATGAAACAGCAGAATACAGTTTCACACTTTTCTATGTTGCATAAAGTACTGTAACAGAATGCATCTACATTAATACCAAGGCTTACTATATTACTTTTCCGATACATACACTTGTATAAAACAAGCATACACATATTCACAGGTAATATAGAAGATAAGAGTGGAAAATTCACACCTTTGAAGCTGAGTATGCTGCCATCAGTGGAAGAGGATAGAAGGATGAAGTGGATGACATGTTGATGACAAGACCTCTCCTCCTTAAAGATAAACATTGTAAGAAACCTCTGCAAACACACatcttgtttgtatatttattaaaaaagcaACACTTGATGCTCTGTTTATGCAATATAATTAGGATAACACTCCTTTCCAATTAACCCTTTTACAACAGGTCGTGGGTCAAAAGCCATAccattacatttgttaatttgcattcaaaattttattaaactattttataaatttatgtcaataagtctagaatcaaattgtagataattcaaactttaatactacatacaagttaatttcttaaaaataaaagtaaatattaaaagaacacatccaaatatagattttagcgAGTTGCTTGGTATGATGAATACACCGCTGTTTAAAAtttgatgtaaaaatattaagtatagtttcatacaaattaggaactcaattTACTAATAACAAGCTAGAATAAAAGACAAGAACTTCATATATTATTACTTTGACGAGATACAGCTTATGTACTGAATGAGACGAGGTGGCCCtgttcatctctttccattttggAAATGATCCCTTATAcatacttcaatatatgatatgaataaccaattgatAGCTTAGAACATCCTCCTAGTgattttctcaaccattttaatctgtaaaaaggcTACCACATTTTTTCTAATTAAGATTTCATGAAGGTAGGTTGTTTCCTTAGTCTActacaagtttcatattttttaaaatctaaatacattttaattacaatgcTTAATAAGTTATAATAGAAAGCTATATATAGTATCAGTATTAAATAAccacaaaatcataaataatctaactgtatacataaaactttaatacataCTGTTTGATATCCTTCACacgaaaaaattttaaaaaggctTAGCAAACTGTGTCCAGCAGCAACAAAGTTCACAGTGATAAAagaattgtttactttttgaattgttgcatttttaaagaaaaataagtttactaATTTATATTCAAAGAGTAATAAGCTATTTGCATATAGGCtacatatatttaatgtatataataatttaaaatgtgactatattacaaaatactagtccactaaaaacACAGAAGACTAAaggtaagttttatattattggatatgtgaTGCGTGCACATCAACCGTTCAGTGTAATTTATGTAATGTCAGCAAAGCCAATAAAAGTACATAATGTTACGAgacttaaaaaaatacaaatgtttaatataagttgtttgttataatacattagtcattctagcatgaaaaagtaatttattatttcctaATTTGTTTAAGATGGTTACACGGTTGGTTAACAGATTCCacataaaagtatagaaaataacaaaacaaagtattactgaaaacaaatgtttgaaaggtatttaggaagttttaaagATTGCAGGAATAATAGTTGAGattttttgggacaaagaatagttttgttttaatcataacacaaaatcactttgcactaatACTAATGAAAAACTCAATATTTGcacaaaacaaatctttaaaaatatttcattaaaaatctgattttgtgcATATAAAACAGTTGTAATCATTACTAAAAGtgtaccagattttgtgaagatacacatgtatCTAAAGTTATAGCACAAATACTtagtgtgcaaatgtgtagatgaactcttGTATAgagcctgttgtgaaagggttgATTTGAAAGTTAAGTTCTCCTGTTAGCTTTTATCACAAAGTTAGAGCTTAGAAAATCTGTTACCAGTTATATCTAATACTTTATCATCAgttgaaaaaaatgttaagttttcaCACGTACACAAAATAATAGCAGTAGTCATTAGGTGAAGTTAGTTTAAATatgcaaaattataaaactttaaattagcAGTTGGTGGCATATGTTACCTGGAACTTAAAAAACAAGACTTAGTGGTCTTAACTACTAGTTATAAGTAACTCAACTGATAAGCTAAAGCAATACCTAACACATCACATATCTACTTTATTAACCTTTTAATGTGGAGATAACAGACAGTGATTATATTAAACTTACCTCTTGACCATATCGGGCAGAATTAGATAAGTCATCATAGTTACCGACATCATATTGACAGTTATACATTGccaaattttctaaataaaaatagaacatcTTATTACTTAAAACCATTTCTCCCtgatttggttgtttttaatctttcaaCAGTTACATTATAGCTAGAAGTGAAATATGATCTTCCATTCTGTTAAACATTAGCTGTTCTATGTTTGTACAATGTGACAAACTTTACTAATTAGGTAATGAAAAAGAaagcatttaattaaaaatacaactatatCTAAAAGAACATTAGAAAATACTAATACCAGTATGAATTAggtaaacaaagagaaaaatgttagtaatacaagtttactgtggtattggtaaaaaaaaataagtcGTTTGTACATACACaaacttaagtaaaaaataaGTCGTTTGTACATACACaaacttaagtaaaaaataaGTCGTTTGTACATACACaaacttaagtaaaaaataaGTCGTTTGTACATACACaaacttaagtaaaaaataaGTCGTTTGTACATACACaaacttaagtaaaaaataaGTCGTTTGTACATACACaaacttaagtaaaaaataaGTCGTTTGTACATACACAAACTTAAGTGCTTATTAATTTATGAGaatcatttcacaaaatttattacaTCATCACAATACCAATACAGCAAGAGAAAAACTGTTAACTCACTGTTTCAGGAACTTCAAGAAACAAGCTTGGGTAGTCATACATCACTCCTACATTGTTGactgttgtttaaaacaaaaaacacacagcTGGTTATGTTGAAAATAAACAGCCACATACTGATGTTAGTACAGTTAGGTAACAAGTTTCTCAGTAAtctgtttatgtattatttggTTAATAAATGGGGTAGTATTTATTTTGTCTGTAGATTTATGTACACTTAGCTAAAGAAGTTTCAGAAATGTGGTACATCAGAAAATAAGGACGTATAGAAGGCTGTATAAAGTAACAACTGGTTCTGTACatcttaaattactttatttacaaacaagaagttttagaaatttagaagttaattttaattttcagtataaaaacagTTACCTAATTGGTTTCTAATACTTCAGAGGATACAAAGTAGAATTCAATACACTGATGAAAAAACAGTAAAGTACAGTCACAAGAAGTTGTACATGTCCATATAAGGTTTAGTTATAGATAATTAGATAACTTTCATAGTATGAATGGAATTTCAGACATTGTCAAAAGTTGATGATTATATAAGCATTTTGATAAAAGTAGggtcttttgttttgttatttataaaatggatatttttttttcttttgttgcaTTTTGCACAAGACAACTTTAGAGCTGTCAACACTAACCATCCCTGATTTATCATAGACTAGAGCAAAACCatcaacttttaatttttaaattactgtaaTCAAATGTAGCAAAGGGTAGGTGGTGGTTCCTAAACACCAGTCAACTACCAGGTCTGCACATCAAAAATCATGTAAATCATTCAGTACTTACATTCTACTACGGAAAATATAATAACTGTGTAATGTAATATATCTTTCCTGTTACAACAACAAGTGCTGTGAACAATATTAATTTCACACTGAAACTGCAAGTTGCTCTTCTGTACACACTGTTAACACCAAAATATCATTACTGGTGTCTTAAGGAATATTGTAGTATGTATTCTGACAACCACGTTGCTTCTTTGTCTCCAATGATAGTTAAGCCTACTTTGTAGCCAGAAATACGTACAGCACCACTTTCAGTGATCCTTCTTGTGACCCTACAACTAAATCAAACCGAGACACGTAAATCATGAAAATGTCCAAGACGGTCAAAAAGGATGAAGAGGACACCAGTCCAAAGGTTTCTAAAAAGTTATGGACAATCAATTTCAAGAGAGCTACAAAGTTGGGGTAGCAATAATCATGGAGCTGTCAAGGTAGCCAAGGAAAACAACTTTGCTAAATATCAGCAGGTAGTCATGAAATGTTTATTGTGGCCACTAGATCCAGACTACAGCTTATATCAACCCTTCTACATCAGCAacatacaataatgaaacataGTAAAATATACATAGTATTTACTTAAACATTAGaactataaataaagttttacatCAAACAGGACAGATGTTGAAGTCTGATAACACTAAAGTTGCTGTGTTAGTTCAACAAAACTTTAGAAgcacaaaaaaattaaacttaaaataattacctAAAATTCCTATTTCTTTGTCTCCCAGTTGCtcctttatatttaaatagaggTCCCTGGTACCTTCTGTGAAGTCAGCTTGGATGATGCTGGTGACAATACCAAAATCTTTCTCTAGAAGACAATGAACTATCAATGTGAATACTTAGGAAATGAAAGATTTAGAGAAAGTCTCCTATAAACAAAGACTCAGTTTTTGTGACAAACTACGTTTATCTACTTAGAAGTTTGGGTAAGTATAAAGCAGTTGTAATAGTActaacaaacaaatgataatttagcaaaaatgaaaaaaagcatCTATTTAgtgaataatgaattaaataatttatctgaAGCAGGAAGGATCTACTTCTGTAACAGGTTAATGTAACACCTGAATAAGAAATCTCTACACTGTTTTTCATGGTTCTAAGTTATGGTGGAAACTAAAATGCTTTAACAAAGAACAACTAAGGTAACAAGTGACATTCTAACATTACCAATTACAAAACCTACTATATCATACAACTTACTCTAACATTACCAATTACAAAGCCTACTATATCATACAACTTACTCTAACATTACCAATTACAAAGCCTACTATATCATACAACTTACTCTAACATTACCAATTACAAAGCCTACTATATCATACAACTTACTCTAACATTACCAATTACAAAGCCTACTATATCATACAACTTACTCTAACATTACCAATTACAAAGCCTACTATATCATACAACTTACTCTAACATTACCAATTACAAAGCCTACTATATCATACAACTTACTCTAACATTACCAATTACAAAGCCTACTATATCAAACAACTTACTCTAACATTACCAATTACAAAACCTACTATATCATACAACTTACTCTAACATTACCAATTACAAAGCCTACTATATCATACAACTTACTCTAACATTACCAATTACAAAACCTACTATATCATACAACTTACTCTAACATTACCAATTACAAAGCCTACTATATCAAACAACTTACTCTAACATTACCAATTACAAAACCTACTATATCAAACAACTTACTCTAACATTACCAATTACAAAACCTACTATATCATACAACTTACTCTAACATTACCAATTACAAAACCTACTATATCATACAACTTACTCTAACATTACTAATTACAAAACCTACTATATCATACAACTTACTCTAACATTACCAATTACAAAACCTACTATATCATACAACTTACTCTAACATTACCAATTACAAAGCCTACTATATCATACAACTTACTCTAACATTACCAATTACAAAACCTACTATATCATACAACTTACTCTAACATTACCAATTACAAAGCCTACTATATCATACAACTTACTCTAACATTACCAATTACAAAGCCTACTATATCATACAACTTACTCTAACATTACCAATTACAAAGCCTACTATATCATACAACTTACTCTAACATTACCAATTACAAAGCCTACTATATCAAACAACTTACCAAGTTCCTCTGCCACAAGCTTTAACTTATCCAAGCTTCGACTAATGATGACAATATTCAATCCATGACGAGCAAGTTCCCTACAATATTCTTTTCCAATGCCATCAGTACCACCAGTGACCACTGATAAGGACATAAAGATACGTAAATCTACCACATCCTGCTTAAATTACAATGTTCTGACCAAAGTACCATTGTTCGTACATCTTGTATAACTAATGCTGGTATTTACAACAAGGAACAAGGTTAAAGTCAACACTgaatttctgaatattttaaaaacaaaagtaatatacTAACAGAAGATTACTTCTGTAACTTGGTGGGTTGAAGTTCTATCCTCTCTATTCtcaatcttttgtttttcatagctATACCACATAATTCGTTTCTTTACAGCAGAACACTGACAAAGACTCCCCACAGTTATACTTTCATCTCGCCTTACTAGTGCAGATAAATATTTTGTCAGTAGAATTGTGCTGGATTCGATGTACAAGTCTGACCCGAGAGGTGgttagctcttgtgtagctttactctGTATGTCTTGGCACATATCCAGTAGATGGTTTTAACATGAAGCTGTTAACTGTCAGCCACATGAGGACCAACTATTCTGAATTTTATATAGCACTGCTTGCAAGTCAGTCAGAGATGTGTTGGTGATGACAACTATATACTAATGTTTATGGCTTCCTCTAGTTCAGAGGACCACTTGCCATCTGGAGTTCAAGCTTCATCTTGTTCCATTAGTTCACAGAATCCACATTTAGCTACAACCCTTTGTCATGTGGAAACCACCTACAAAAACAAATGTCCACCATGCTACGTTACACTAgggtttttcttgtttcactggAGTTCAATCTCTGCATCTTTTGTCAATACTGATTGGCACTAGATAAGTATTACACATAGGGATATCTGACAGTGATGAAGTACCTTCATCTACCTAAACAATCCCAACATTGAGTAGTGGCTACAGTCATTGTACGATACAGTTTTAAGGGGTATGGGCTCAATGTTTGTATCTAGGGTCTCAGGCTGAACAACATGAGATGACTTTTGTTCATATACTGTTAGCATTCTGTTACAACTGTTTCCAGGGTGTTATAGGGCCTTTATGGAGATAAAGGAACTTCATCCtacaacgtgtgtgtgtg from Tachypleus tridentatus isolate NWPU-2018 chromosome 1, ASM421037v1, whole genome shotgun sequence harbors:
- the LOC143232069 gene encoding inactive hydroxysteroid dehydrogenase-like protein 1 isoform X3, with the translated sequence MVTGGTDGIGKEYCRELARHGLNIVIISRSLDKLKLVAEELEKDFGIVTSIIQADFTEGTRDLYLNIKEQLGDKEIGILVNNVGVMYDYPSLFLEVPETKIWQCITVNMMSVTMMTYLILPDMVKRRRGLVINMSSTSSFYPLPLMAAYSASKAYVDWFSRALTYEYSSSGIVIQTVLPSYVSTKLTRFSNFLQKPGFIVPDAPTFVRSAIRTVGMTSRTTGYWSHGLQWWFYEQIPESLWNISSWILQKMLDSGKLQEEQEKEKLS